A stretch of the Archangium lipolyticum genome encodes the following:
- a CDS encoding DUF2378 family protein, with protein sequence MPSPAIVHEIEQRMRAIPEGGTVRGLIFNAVFKLVDQHLGEKVATELRATVAKKPLVDFFSYPARDFLKVLYGAGELLAPHYGSMEAALRAFGAAGIGGFFQSSVGKTLTHIIGKGDPKRLLSSSPTAYGTAVSYGHREYTSLGERRVRLHFRGDAQPVEYHQGLLEEALRVVGCPGRVEVKRLGLDEAEYLIEW encoded by the coding sequence ATGCCCTCTCCCGCCATCGTCCATGAAATCGAGCAGCGGATGCGTGCGATCCCCGAGGGGGGAACCGTTCGCGGCCTCATCTTCAACGCCGTCTTCAAGCTGGTGGACCAGCACCTGGGAGAGAAGGTGGCGACGGAGCTACGCGCCACTGTCGCGAAGAAGCCGCTGGTGGACTTCTTTTCCTATCCAGCCCGAGACTTCCTCAAGGTGCTCTACGGCGCGGGCGAGCTGCTCGCCCCCCACTACGGTTCCATGGAGGCCGCCCTCCGGGCCTTTGGCGCGGCGGGGATCGGCGGGTTCTTCCAGTCCAGCGTGGGCAAGACGCTCACCCACATCATTGGAAAGGGAGACCCCAAGCGGCTCCTGTCCAGCTCACCCACCGCCTACGGCACCGCGGTGAGCTACGGGCACCGGGAGTACACCTCGCTGGGCGAGCGCCGCGTGCGCCTGCACTTCCGTGGTGACGCGCAGCCGGTGGAGTACCACCAGGGCCTGTTGGAGGAGGCCCTCCGGGTCGTGGGGTGCCCGGGACGTGTGGAGGTCAAGAGGCTCGGTCTCGACGAGGCCGAGTACCTCATCGAGTGGTGA
- a CDS encoding OPT family oligopeptide transporter produces MSSGAARDEAEATSVATEAGTLPAGAVPSALTLRALALGSLIGALMCLSNLYVGLKTGLAFPAALIACVVGLGAQGALMKLSASLFGPRLSLQETSAMQSAASSAGYSTGGTIVTASVGYLLLSGHHPPLWALLLWTLLGSALGVVLALPLQRAFIRREPLPFPSGLAAASVARSLHAGDESGRRGARALGVGALGAGLLAFARDGLQWLPAALALPGVLLGVPLESLSFALDLTLLPLGTGALVGLRVGMSLLLGSLVCFGALAPWLLGRGMIAQPGFFGVLEWSMWPGAALVTSASFTHLALQRGLLRRTLGALLGSRPSGDSLPDASEVPRSWFLAATAVFSLGLVAVGTVTFEIPWPLGALGVLLSFALAAVACRATGETDITPTGPLGQLAQLVFGVLLPGNTVANAMASSLSGNIASSSADLLTDVKAGYLLGVPPRQTFLAQLWGCLVGSALIVPVFFLLVPDTSAISETRFPAPAGFFVAGVARVLSTGLGSLSEAARWGALLGGLAGVVLVLLERFAPEPVRRFVPSPIALGLAFALPASVSLSIFLGSLAAALLARYRPTLANAATVPLASGLIAGESLVSLLAVLLSASS; encoded by the coding sequence ATGTCGTCGGGCGCAGCCAGAGACGAGGCCGAGGCGACTTCCGTCGCCACCGAAGCGGGTACACTCCCAGCCGGAGCCGTCCCCTCGGCCCTCACGTTGCGCGCACTGGCACTCGGCAGCCTCATCGGCGCGCTCATGTGCCTGTCCAATCTCTACGTGGGATTGAAGACGGGCCTCGCCTTCCCCGCCGCCCTCATCGCCTGTGTCGTCGGGCTCGGCGCGCAGGGCGCCCTCATGAAGCTGAGCGCCTCCCTCTTCGGGCCCAGGCTCAGCCTCCAGGAGACGAGCGCCATGCAGTCCGCCGCCTCCTCCGCGGGCTACTCCACTGGCGGCACCATCGTCACCGCGAGCGTCGGCTACCTGCTGCTCTCCGGCCACCACCCTCCCCTCTGGGCCCTCCTGCTGTGGACGCTGCTCGGCTCCGCGCTCGGCGTCGTCCTCGCCCTGCCCCTGCAGCGCGCCTTCATCCGCCGCGAGCCCCTCCCCTTCCCCTCCGGTCTCGCCGCCGCCTCCGTGGCGCGTTCGCTCCACGCCGGAGATGAGTCGGGCCGGCGCGGCGCTCGGGCACTCGGGGTCGGGGCGCTCGGGGCGGGACTCCTCGCGTTCGCTCGCGATGGGCTCCAGTGGCTCCCCGCCGCGCTCGCATTGCCCGGTGTCCTGCTCGGCGTGCCGCTGGAGAGCCTGTCCTTCGCCCTCGACCTCACGCTCCTGCCGCTGGGCACCGGTGCGCTCGTGGGGCTGCGTGTCGGGATGTCGCTGCTGCTCGGCTCGCTCGTGTGCTTCGGCGCTCTCGCGCCCTGGTTGCTCGGACGCGGGATGATCGCCCAGCCGGGTTTCTTCGGCGTGCTCGAGTGGAGCATGTGGCCGGGCGCCGCGCTGGTGACGAGCGCCTCCTTCACCCACCTGGCCCTCCAGCGCGGGCTCCTGCGCCGCACGCTCGGCGCATTGCTCGGCTCGCGCCCCTCCGGGGACTCGCTGCCCGATGCGTCGGAGGTCCCTCGCTCCTGGTTCCTCGCCGCGACGGCCGTGTTCTCGCTGGGGCTCGTGGCCGTGGGCACGGTGACCTTCGAGATTCCCTGGCCCCTCGGCGCTCTGGGCGTGCTGCTCTCCTTCGCGCTCGCCGCCGTGGCCTGCCGCGCCACGGGTGAGACGGACATCACCCCCACCGGCCCGCTCGGTCAGCTGGCCCAGCTCGTCTTCGGGGTGCTCCTGCCGGGCAACACCGTGGCCAATGCCATGGCCTCCAGCCTCTCCGGCAACATCGCCTCCTCCAGCGCGGACCTGCTCACCGACGTGAAGGCCGGGTACCTGCTCGGCGTCCCTCCCCGGCAGACCTTCCTCGCCCAGCTCTGGGGCTGCCTCGTCGGCTCGGCCCTCATCGTCCCCGTCTTCTTCCTGCTGGTGCCGGACACCTCCGCCATCTCCGAGACGCGCTTCCCCGCTCCCGCTGGCTTCTTCGTCGCCGGTGTGGCCCGCGTGCTCTCCACGGGGCTCGGAAGTCTCTCCGAGGCGGCGCGCTGGGGGGCGCTCCTCGGAGGACTCGCGGGCGTGGTGCTCGTCCTCCTGGAGCGCTTCGCTCCCGAGCCGGTGCGGCGCTTCGTCCCCTCCCCCATCGCCCTGGGGCTTGCCTTCGCGCTGCCCGCCTCGGTGTCCCTGTCCATCTTCCTGGGCTCGCTGGCCGCGGCGCTCCTGGCCCGCTACAGGCCCACCCTCGCGAACGCGGCCACGGTGCCACTGGCCTCGGGGCTCATCGCCGGCGAGAGTCTGGTGAGCCTGCTCGCCGTGCTGCTCTCCGCGTCCTCCTGA
- a CDS encoding alpha/beta fold hydrolase, whose translation MERSTRRILTGVGVGLPLMALGARLWSSQGSTPPIQDGRGGELSDGIASLEPVRLGGVEQWVLMRGRSIHNPLLLFLSGGPGGSEMAWVRHFNAELEEHFVVVQWDQRGAAKSYTALKDRDALTLDQFVSDASELIELLTTRFTQDKVFLVGHSWGSILGVLLAQRRPERIHAYVGTGQQVNFLENDTLSHLRAYELAMRYDDNQALAKLARIGPPPYTGPDMAKRYMTLMSLASRHAGRRSIVPELLSSILKAPEYSLRDKVRLFLGLKDTFPLVYPQLAGLDLAAQVPRLEVPVWFLLGREDYVTPSEIAARYLEQLEAPSKTLLWFEHSGHTPQFEEPEKFNRVLIQQVRAMAETRSEVLLH comes from the coding sequence ATGGAACGTTCGACCCGACGCATCCTCACGGGGGTGGGAGTGGGGCTTCCACTCATGGCCCTGGGCGCCCGGCTGTGGAGCAGCCAGGGCTCCACGCCCCCCATCCAGGATGGACGGGGCGGGGAGCTGTCCGACGGCATCGCCTCGCTGGAGCCGGTGCGGCTCGGGGGCGTGGAACAGTGGGTGTTGATGCGGGGGCGGAGCATCCACAACCCGCTGCTGCTCTTCCTGTCGGGAGGCCCGGGAGGCTCCGAGATGGCCTGGGTGCGCCACTTCAACGCGGAGTTGGAGGAGCACTTCGTGGTGGTGCAGTGGGACCAGCGCGGCGCGGCCAAGTCCTATACCGCGCTGAAGGACCGGGACGCACTCACGCTGGACCAGTTCGTCTCCGACGCGAGCGAGCTGATCGAGCTGCTGACCACGCGCTTCACCCAGGACAAGGTATTCCTCGTGGGCCACTCGTGGGGGAGCATCCTCGGGGTGCTGCTGGCGCAACGCCGCCCCGAGCGCATCCACGCCTACGTGGGCACGGGCCAGCAGGTGAACTTCCTGGAGAACGACACCCTCAGCCACCTGCGCGCGTACGAGCTGGCGATGAGGTACGACGACAACCAGGCGCTCGCGAAGCTGGCGCGCATCGGTCCGCCGCCGTACACGGGGCCGGACATGGCGAAGCGGTACATGACGCTCATGTCGCTCGCGAGCCGCCACGCGGGCCGCCGGAGCATCGTCCCCGAGCTGCTCTCCTCCATCCTCAAGGCGCCCGAGTACTCGCTGCGGGACAAGGTGCGCCTGTTCCTGGGATTGAAGGACACGTTCCCGCTGGTGTACCCGCAGCTGGCGGGGCTGGACCTGGCGGCGCAGGTGCCGCGGCTGGAGGTGCCGGTGTGGTTCCTGCTCGGGCGCGAGGACTACGTGACGCCCTCGGAGATCGCCGCGCGCTATCTGGAGCAGCTGGAGGCCCCGAGCAAGACGCTGCTGTGGTTCGAGCACTCCGGACACACACCGCAGTTCGAGGAGCCGGAGAAATTCAACCGGGTGCTCATCCAGCAGGTGCGAGCCATGGCGGAGACGAGGTCCGAGGTCCTGCTCCACTAA
- a CDS encoding DUF2381 family protein yields MLPSSTVALVSLLFLGAAPSRGELSENALCEDVRRIELASTPSAAREVCVSPGLMTGLLFEAPIVVELEDEARFLEVMRGRNGIGFVPPRDMAPGERLRLTVRFADGASPDVMPFVLVAHQARATRQVEVYRDTRTRESYLQEVAQERARSRQLQEELERLRAERQALKGLRGAIVNGTISMTGVQARMFRPEVDGRSVDGLSLVKGAGYRSDTSVALEVWVANSGPEPWMAAEVSLMNAQGEKVKGLRFWQGDAIAGNGKQQIVVEVENADDAPSGNYSLWLKEAGPRQLTVPGVTIP; encoded by the coding sequence CTCCACCGTGGCCCTCGTGAGCCTGCTCTTCTTGGGTGCGGCTCCCTCCCGGGGTGAGCTCTCCGAGAACGCCCTCTGCGAGGACGTGCGGCGCATCGAGCTGGCTTCGACCCCCTCGGCCGCACGCGAGGTGTGTGTCAGCCCGGGGCTCATGACCGGGTTGCTCTTCGAGGCCCCCATCGTGGTGGAGCTGGAAGACGAGGCGCGCTTCCTGGAGGTGATGCGGGGCCGCAACGGTATCGGCTTCGTTCCACCGCGAGACATGGCTCCCGGGGAGCGTCTGCGGTTGACGGTGCGTTTCGCCGATGGAGCCTCCCCGGACGTCATGCCCTTCGTGTTGGTGGCGCACCAGGCGCGGGCGACCCGGCAGGTGGAGGTGTACCGGGACACGCGCACCCGGGAGTCCTATCTGCAGGAGGTGGCCCAGGAGCGCGCCCGCTCCCGGCAGCTCCAGGAGGAGCTCGAACGGCTGCGCGCCGAGCGTCAGGCGCTCAAGGGGCTGCGCGGCGCCATCGTCAACGGAACCATCTCGATGACGGGCGTCCAGGCGCGGATGTTCCGGCCCGAGGTCGATGGCCGTTCCGTGGACGGGCTCTCCCTCGTCAAGGGCGCCGGCTACCGCTCCGATACGAGTGTCGCGCTGGAGGTGTGGGTGGCCAACTCGGGCCCGGAGCCCTGGATGGCCGCCGAGGTCTCCCTGATGAACGCCCAGGGCGAGAAGGTGAAGGGCCTCCGGTTCTGGCAGGGAGACGCCATCGCCGGCAACGGCAAGCAGCAGATCGTCGTGGAGGTCGAGAACGCGGATGACGCGCCCTCCGGCAACTACTCGCTCTGGTTGAAAGAGGCCGGCCCCCGCCAGCTCACCGTCCCCGGAGTCACCATTCCCTAG
- a CDS encoding endonuclease V: MKYEPLHGWDLTPKQAVALQRELRERLVLRPPRGLKVERVAGADISMSRGADTAYGGIVVLDAGTLKPVAQASAAVKLGFPYVPGLLSFRELPVLAEVWRRLEVRPDVLIFDGQGTAHPRRLGLACHGGMLFGVPSIGCAKSLLVGGHGPLGQERGSMAEIVHQGEVVGMAVRTRRGVLPVYVSPGHLMDLPTAVELVLRVAPRYREPETTRFAHRLVNDVRRSALDPEPSP, from the coding sequence ATGAAGTACGAGCCCCTGCATGGATGGGACCTGACACCGAAGCAGGCGGTGGCACTCCAGAGAGAGCTGCGAGAGCGTCTGGTGTTGCGTCCACCGCGAGGCCTGAAGGTGGAGCGCGTGGCGGGCGCGGACATCTCCATGAGCCGTGGCGCGGACACGGCCTATGGCGGCATCGTGGTGCTGGACGCTGGCACGCTGAAGCCCGTCGCCCAGGCCAGTGCCGCGGTGAAGCTGGGCTTCCCCTATGTGCCAGGGCTGCTGTCCTTCCGCGAGCTGCCCGTGCTCGCGGAGGTCTGGCGCCGGCTGGAGGTGCGGCCGGATGTGCTCATCTTCGACGGGCAGGGTACGGCGCACCCCCGGCGGCTCGGGCTCGCGTGCCATGGAGGCATGTTGTTCGGTGTGCCCTCCATTGGTTGTGCCAAGTCGTTGCTCGTGGGTGGACATGGGCCCCTCGGCCAGGAGCGCGGTTCCATGGCGGAGATCGTCCACCAGGGCGAGGTGGTGGGCATGGCCGTGCGCACCCGCAGGGGGGTGCTGCCTGTCTATGTTTCACCGGGTCATCTGATGGATCTGCCCACCGCCGTCGAGCTCGTGCTTCGCGTGGCGCCTCGCTATCGCGAGCCGGAGACGACCCGGTTCGCGCACAGGTTGGTCAATGACGTTCGCCGCTCGGCGCTGGACCCGGAACCCTCACCCTAG